A genomic region of Chionomys nivalis chromosome 12, mChiNiv1.1, whole genome shotgun sequence contains the following coding sequences:
- the LOC130885340 gene encoding L-threonine 3-dehydrogenase, mitochondrial codes for MLVLGMLKRVVSGTAQSKASGHWKLVLPLRFLGSSPCRIPADDSFHSTSFSETEPPRVFITGGLGQLGIGLASLLRRRFGKDNVILSDIKKPPAHVFHSGPFIYADILDYKKLREIVVNHRISWIFHYSALLSAVGEANVALAKDVNITGLHNILDVAAEFNIRLFVPSTIGAFGATSPRNPAPDLCIQRPRTIYGVSKVHAELMGEYYYYRYGLDFRCLRYPGIISAESQPGGGTTDYAVQIFHDAAKKGTFECNLKASTRLPMMYISDCLRATLEVMEAPAERLSMRTYNISAMSFTPEELARAIVKHIPDFQITYSVDPLRQAIAESWPMKLDDSNARMDWGWKHDFDLPQLVATMLTFYGASTRCAQAN; via the exons ATGCTGGTCCTCGGGATGCTGAAACGGGTGGTCAGTGGGACAGCACAGAGCAAAGCCTCTGGCCACTGGAAGCTTGTCTTGCCCTTGCGGTTTCTAGGCAGCTCCCCTTGTCGAATCCCAGCAGATGACAGCTTCCACTCCACCTCGTTCTCGGAAACAGAGCCTCCGCGGGTCTTCATCACAG GGGGTCTTGGCCAGCTGGGAATAGGACTTGCTAGCCTTTTGAG GAGACGATTTGGGAAGGACAACGTGATCTTATCAGACATAAAGAAGCCCCCTGCTCATGTCTTCCACAGTG GCCCGTTCATTTATGCTGATATCCTGGATTACAAGAAACTCCGTGAGATCGTGGTGAACCACCGGATTAGCTGGATCTTTCACTACAGTGCGCTGCTCAGTGCTGTAGGAGAAGCAAACGTGGCCTTGGCCAAAGATGTAAATATAACTG GACTGCATAACATTCTAGATGTTGCAGCCGAATTCAATATAAGATTGTTTGTGCCCAGCACGATTGGAGCTTTTGGAGCTACCTCTCCTCGGAACCCTGCACCTGATCTCTGCATTCAAAGGCCCAGGACCATCTATGGGGTATCCAAGGTCCACGCAGAGCTCATGGGAGAA tactATTATTACCGGTATGGGTTAGATTTCCGGTGCCTGAGATATCCTGGAATCATTTCTGCAGAATCCCAGCCTGGAGGAGGAACAACTG ACTACGCAGTCCAGATTTTCCATGATGCAGCAAAGAAAGGCACATTTGAGTGCAACCTCAAGGCCAGTACCAGGCTCCCCATGATGTACATCAGCGACTGCCTCAGGGCCACCCTGGAAGTCATGGAGGCCCCTGCAGAGCGCCTTTCCATGAGGACCTACAACATCAGCGCCATGAGCTTCACCCCCGAGGAGCTGGCACGGGCCATCGTTAAGCACATACCCGACTTCCAGATCACCTACTCTGTGGATCCCCTCCGGCAGGCCATAG CTGAGAGCTGGCCCATGAAACTAGATGACAGCAATGCCCGAATGGACTGGGGCTGGAAGCACGACTTTGATCTTCCGCAGCTGGTGGCTACAATGCTCACCTTCTATGGAGCCAGCACCAGATGCGCCCAAGCTAactga